From Erinaceus europaeus chromosome 9, mEriEur2.1, whole genome shotgun sequence, one genomic window encodes:
- the LOC103120169 gene encoding olfactory receptor 10Z1 has translation MGMANGTSGTGFVFLGFSSFGELQALLFVLFLTLYLVTLASNIFIIVVIRLDSHLHTPMYLFLSFLSFSETCYTLGIVPRMLLGLVSGSQAISFTGCVAQMFFSASWACADCFLLAAMGFDRYVAICAPLHYSSRMGPGLCAQLVGSSFLAGILFGLSLTLVIFRLPFCGSHAIQHFFCDTPPVLSLACGDTGPSELAVLLLSLLVLLASFLLIAISYACILAAVLRMPSVEGRKKAFSTCASHLTVVIVHYGCASFMYLRPRASYSLERDQLIAVTYTVVTPLLNPIVYSLRNRAVQGALRTALRGGFLGKG, from the coding sequence ATGGGCATGGCCAATGGCACCTCTGGGACCGGCTTTGTCTTCCTGGGCTTCTCCAGCTTTGGGGAACTGCAGGCCCTGCTCTTTGTGCTGTTCCTCACCCTGTACCTTGTCACCTTGGCCAGCAACATATTCATTATTGTGGTCATTAGGCTTGACAGCCACTTGCACACCCCCATGTACCTCTTCctgtccttcctttccttctcggAGACCTGCTACACCCTGGGCATCGTCCCGAGGATGCTGTTGGGGCTGGTGTCGGGAAGCCAGGCTATCTCCTTCACTGGCTGCGTGGCCCAGATGTTCTTCTCCGCCAGCTGGGCCTGCGCCGACTGCTTCCTGCTGGCCgccatgggctttgacaggtacgTGGCCATCTGCGCAcccctgcactactccagccgcATGGGTCCGGGCCTCTGTGCCCAGCTGGTGGGCAGCTCCTTCTTGGCCGGGATCTTGTTCGGACTGAGCTTGACTCTGGTCATCTTCCGCCTGCCCTTCTGCGGCTCCCACGCCATCCAGCACTTCTTTTGCGACACGCCGCCGGTGCTGAGCCTGGCGTGTGGGGACACGGGCCCCAGTGAGCTGGCCGTGCTGCTGCTCAGCCTGCTGGTGCTGCTGGCCTCCTTCCTGCTTATCGCCATCTCCTACGCCTGCATCCTGGCGGCCGTGCTGCGCATGCCCTCGGTCGAGGGCAGGAAGAAGGCCTTCTCCACCTGCGCCTCGCACCTGACTGTGGTCATTGTCCACTATGGCTGCGCCTCCTTCATGTACTTGAGGCCTCGAGCCAGCTACTCGCTGGAGCGAGACCAGCTCATTGCGGTCACCTACACCGTGGTGACACCTCTCCTCAACCCCATAGTGTACAGCCTGCGGAACCGGGCCGTTCAGGGGGCCCTGAGAACTGCTCTGCGAGGGGGGTTTCTGGGAAAAGGATGA